From Streptomyces sp. NBC_00683, one genomic window encodes:
- a CDS encoding sensor histidine kinase, with protein sequence MPEQDAKDSPDATAQADESLQRLSTELTARVPQLLDAMRSLGTGLQLHSTLERICETAAELAHARYAAIGVVDDSGDGLSDFISHGVPGEIAHAIGRRPDGRTGLLGALIHDPVPIMLSDVTADPRFTGFPPAHPRMRTFLGVPIRVQGEIFGNLYVAEKHGGADFDDNDLHMLRVLATEAGIAIGHAQLYEAARQRERWIEGSVAVTTALLSGGDADDALAVVAEQTRRLADSAAGIVLLPAEEGGLEIVAVAGTKPSASLGVIIPSRSPVVAALLRGEAVFMDDAATDPRMITRLSHQFGPHMLLPLRSGGRVLGALSVPRERGGRPFTQAERTLATQFAAQAALALKMAEAQRDRERLAVYEDRDRIARDLHDLVIQRLFAAGMMLERAQRRSTVPAVQNGVGRAVDELDVTIQEIRTAIFALQQEPAEAPSGLRTRVLREINMAAVPLGFKPSHRFLGPVDSLVGELAGKNLIAALREALSNTFRHAGASRVEVSVDATATLPDGRDAVRLSVVDDGVGIPDSGRRSGLRNLARRAESLGGASWFGPGEDGGGAAVVWEVPL encoded by the coding sequence ATGCCTGAGCAGGACGCGAAGGACTCACCCGATGCCACGGCGCAGGCCGACGAGAGCCTGCAGAGACTCTCCACGGAACTGACCGCCCGTGTTCCGCAGCTGCTGGACGCCATGCGGTCCCTCGGTACGGGGCTGCAACTCCATTCCACCCTCGAGCGCATCTGCGAGACCGCGGCCGAGCTCGCCCACGCCCGCTACGCGGCGATCGGCGTGGTCGACGATTCGGGCGACGGCCTTTCCGACTTCATCAGCCACGGAGTCCCGGGAGAGATCGCCCACGCCATCGGGCGCCGGCCCGACGGCCGTACCGGGCTCCTCGGCGCACTGATTCATGATCCGGTTCCCATCATGCTGTCGGACGTGACGGCCGACCCGCGCTTCACCGGGTTCCCGCCCGCCCACCCCAGGATGCGGACCTTCCTCGGGGTGCCGATCCGAGTCCAGGGCGAGATCTTCGGGAATCTCTACGTGGCGGAGAAGCACGGCGGGGCCGACTTCGACGACAACGACCTGCACATGCTGCGGGTGCTCGCCACGGAGGCCGGGATCGCCATCGGGCATGCGCAGTTGTACGAGGCCGCACGCCAGCGGGAACGGTGGATCGAAGGTTCGGTGGCCGTCACCACCGCCCTTCTCTCCGGTGGGGACGCCGACGACGCGCTGGCTGTCGTCGCCGAACAGACACGCCGTCTCGCCGACTCCGCCGCAGGAATCGTCCTGCTCCCGGCCGAGGAGGGCGGCCTGGAGATCGTCGCCGTCGCCGGCACCAAGCCGTCCGCCTCGCTCGGAGTGATCATTCCGTCCCGAAGCCCCGTGGTGGCGGCACTCCTCAGGGGCGAGGCGGTCTTCATGGACGACGCGGCCACCGACCCCCGCATGATCACCAGGCTGTCCCACCAGTTCGGCCCGCACATGCTGCTGCCGCTGCGCAGCGGCGGACGGGTGCTCGGCGCGCTCTCCGTCCCACGGGAACGGGGCGGTCGCCCGTTCACCCAGGCGGAGCGCACGCTGGCCACCCAGTTCGCAGCGCAGGCAGCCCTCGCGCTGAAGATGGCCGAAGCGCAGCGCGACCGGGAGCGGCTCGCGGTGTACGAGGACCGGGACCGGATCGCCCGTGACCTCCACGACCTCGTCATTCAACGCCTGTTCGCCGCCGGGATGATGCTGGAACGTGCGCAGCGCCGCTCGACCGTACCCGCGGTGCAGAACGGCGTCGGACGGGCTGTCGACGAACTGGACGTGACCATCCAGGAGATCCGTACCGCCATCTTCGCGCTGCAGCAGGAACCGGCCGAGGCGCCCTCCGGACTGCGGACCCGGGTACTGCGGGAGATCAACATGGCGGCGGTGCCCCTGGGCTTCAAGCCGTCGCACCGCTTTCTCGGCCCCGTCGACTCACTGGTCGGCGAACTCGCGGGCAAGAACCTCATCGCGGCGCTGCGCGAGGCACTGTCCAACACGTTCCGGCACGCCGGGGCTTCCAGGGTCGAGGTGAGCGTGGATGCCACCGCGACCCTCCCCGACGGGCGGGACGCGGTGCGGCTCTCGGTCGTCGACGACGGGGTGGGCATCCCGGACAGCGGACGGCGCAGCGGACTGCGCAACCTCGCACGTCGTGCGGAGTCCCTGGGGGGAGCGAGCTGGTTCGGGCCGGGGGAGGACGGCGGTGGTGCGGCGGTGGTCTGGGAGGTCCCGCTCTGA
- the cydD gene encoding thiol reductant ABC exporter subunit CydD, protein MKPIDPRLLRYARATRLFLAAVVALGLVGAALVIAQAMLVAEVVVGGFEDGLTVSGLRTPLLLLAAVALGRALVAWLTELAEYRASAAVKSELRGRLMERAAALGPDWLSGQRTGSLVALATRGVDALDDYFSRYLPQLGLAVVVPVAVLARIVTEDWVSAAIIVVTLPLIPLFMILIGWATQSRMDRQWRLLSRLSGHFLDVVAGLPTLKVFGRAKAQAESIRTITSQYRMATLKTLRIAFLSSFALELLATLSVALVAVTVGMRLVHGELDLYTGLVVLILAPEAFLPIRQVGAQYHAAAEGLSAAEEIFAVLETEPRPVGAQDVPPSLRLELEHVTVRHRGRAEPSLDAVSLVVEQGETVALVGPSGVGKSTLLNVVLGFAVPDEGRVRVGGTDLSDLSPERWREQIAWVPQRPHLFAGTIAENVRLARPDADDDAVTAALRDAGAHDFVAGLPDGVRTPLGEDGAGLSAGQRQRLALARAFLADRPLLLLDEPTASLDGETEAGIVDAVRRLAAGRTVLLVVHRPALLSVADRVVALEPRAAGADIVRSAVAGPSGADGLDGANGLDDPAAGAPGGPMYGGDPELLKDTAPRTGGRVLGRVREAAGAQHRKLGLALLLGSLAVGSSVGLMAVSGWLISRASEQPPVLYLMVAVTATRAFGIGRAVFRYAERLVSHDAVLRMLAELRVAVYRGLERIAPAGLRTTRRGDLLSRLVSDVDALQDYWLRWLLPAGTALAVGAGAVGFTGWLLPEAGAVLAVGLLLAGVGVPLVSGACARHAERQLAPARAVLATRITDLLGGTAELTVAGALPSRRSQLRAADGTLTRIASRAATATALGGGLSALICGLTVVGAALVAVPAVLDGRLAGVELAVVVLTPLAAFEAVAGLPLAVQYRHRVKQSAERVYEVLDAPLPVREPAAPAEAPASPFPLSVRALSARYEGAERDALHSVDLTLLPGKRVAVVGPSGSGKTTLAQVLLRFLDAREGTYRLGGVEAAELDGDTVRTFVGLCAQDAHVFDSSIRENLRLARTGATDGELRDALARARLLDWVRALPDGLDTLVGEHGARLSGGQRQRLALARALLADFPVLVLDEPAEHLDVATADALTADLLDATRGRTTVLITHRLAGLDAVDEVLVLDGGRVVQQGTYAALAAQDGPLRRMLDREQEPERLEEARLREARLREARPAEVRM, encoded by the coding sequence GTGAAACCGATCGATCCGCGTCTGCTTCGGTACGCCCGCGCCACCCGTCTGTTCCTGGCGGCCGTGGTGGCACTCGGACTGGTCGGCGCAGCCCTGGTGATCGCCCAGGCCATGCTTGTCGCCGAAGTGGTGGTGGGCGGATTCGAGGACGGGCTGACCGTTTCCGGACTCCGCACACCACTGCTGCTGCTCGCCGCGGTCGCGCTGGGCCGGGCGCTGGTGGCCTGGCTGACCGAGCTGGCCGAGTACCGGGCGAGCGCCGCGGTCAAGTCCGAACTGCGCGGCAGGCTCATGGAGCGGGCGGCAGCCCTGGGTCCGGACTGGCTGAGCGGACAGCGCACCGGTTCGCTGGTGGCTCTCGCCACCCGGGGTGTCGACGCGCTCGACGACTACTTCTCGCGCTATCTCCCGCAGCTGGGACTCGCGGTCGTGGTTCCGGTGGCGGTTCTGGCCCGGATCGTCACGGAGGACTGGGTCTCGGCCGCGATCATCGTGGTGACACTGCCACTCATCCCCCTCTTCATGATCCTCATCGGCTGGGCCACCCAGTCCCGCATGGACCGTCAGTGGCGGCTGCTGTCGCGGCTGTCCGGGCACTTCCTCGATGTCGTCGCGGGGCTGCCGACGCTGAAGGTCTTCGGCCGCGCCAAGGCGCAGGCCGAGTCGATTCGCACCATCACCTCGCAGTACCGCATGGCCACGCTGAAGACGCTGCGGATCGCCTTCCTGTCTTCGTTCGCGCTGGAGCTGCTGGCGACGCTCTCCGTGGCGCTGGTCGCCGTGACGGTCGGGATGCGCCTCGTCCACGGGGAACTCGACCTCTACACCGGCCTGGTGGTCCTCATCCTGGCGCCCGAGGCCTTCCTGCCGATCCGGCAGGTGGGTGCTCAGTACCACGCCGCAGCAGAAGGGCTCTCGGCCGCCGAGGAGATCTTCGCGGTGCTGGAGACCGAACCCCGGCCCGTGGGCGCCCAGGATGTTCCGCCCTCGTTGCGGCTGGAACTGGAGCATGTGACGGTCCGGCACCGGGGCCGTGCCGAACCCTCGCTGGATGCCGTGTCCCTGGTGGTGGAGCAGGGGGAGACCGTCGCCCTGGTCGGCCCCAGCGGGGTGGGCAAGTCCACGCTCCTGAACGTGGTGCTGGGGTTCGCCGTGCCCGACGAGGGGCGGGTACGGGTCGGCGGGACCGACCTGTCCGACCTCTCCCCCGAACGCTGGCGCGAGCAGATCGCGTGGGTCCCGCAGCGTCCTCATCTCTTCGCCGGAACGATCGCGGAGAACGTACGGCTGGCGCGTCCGGACGCGGACGACGACGCGGTCACGGCGGCGCTGCGGGACGCGGGGGCGCACGACTTCGTGGCCGGCCTGCCGGACGGGGTGCGGACACCGCTGGGTGAGGACGGTGCCGGGCTCTCCGCCGGCCAGCGCCAACGGCTCGCACTGGCACGGGCGTTCCTTGCCGACCGGCCGCTGCTGCTGCTCGACGAGCCGACCGCGAGCCTGGACGGTGAGACGGAAGCGGGCATCGTCGACGCGGTACGGAGGCTGGCGGCGGGGCGCACGGTGCTGCTGGTCGTGCACCGCCCCGCGCTGCTCTCGGTCGCGGACCGGGTGGTGGCGCTGGAGCCGCGGGCGGCCGGGGCGGACATCGTACGGTCGGCGGTGGCGGGCCCGAGCGGGGCGGACGGGCTGGACGGGGCCAACGGGCTTGACGACCCGGCGGCCGGGGCTCCCGGTGGGCCGATGTACGGGGGCGACCCCGAACTGCTCAAGGACACCGCCCCGAGGACCGGCGGCCGGGTGCTCGGCAGGGTCAGGGAGGCCGCCGGTGCCCAGCACAGGAAGCTGGGTCTCGCGCTGCTGCTGGGCAGCCTCGCCGTGGGCTCGTCCGTCGGCCTCATGGCTGTCTCCGGCTGGCTGATCTCGCGTGCGTCGGAGCAGCCCCCGGTGCTCTATCTGATGGTCGCGGTCACCGCGACCCGGGCCTTCGGTATCGGCCGGGCCGTATTTCGCTATGCCGAGCGGCTGGTGTCCCACGACGCGGTGCTCAGGATGCTCGCCGAGCTCAGGGTCGCCGTGTACCGAGGGCTCGAACGCATCGCCCCGGCCGGCCTGCGTACGACACGGCGCGGCGACCTGCTGTCCCGGCTGGTCTCCGACGTGGACGCGTTGCAGGACTACTGGCTGCGCTGGCTGCTGCCCGCAGGAACCGCGCTCGCGGTCGGGGCCGGCGCTGTCGGCTTCACCGGCTGGCTTCTCCCGGAGGCCGGCGCCGTCCTGGCCGTCGGCCTGCTCCTTGCCGGCGTGGGCGTGCCGCTGGTCAGCGGGGCCTGCGCCCGGCACGCGGAACGCCAACTGGCTCCGGCCCGGGCCGTGCTGGCCACCAGGATCACCGATCTGCTCGGCGGAACGGCGGAGCTGACCGTCGCCGGTGCGCTGCCCTCCCGCAGGAGTCAGTTGCGCGCGGCCGACGGCACACTCACCCGGATCGCCTCGCGCGCCGCGACCGCGACCGCACTCGGCGGCGGACTCTCCGCGCTGATCTGCGGCCTCACCGTCGTCGGTGCCGCACTCGTCGCCGTTCCTGCGGTGCTCGACGGACGGCTGGCCGGGGTGGAGCTCGCCGTCGTCGTCCTCACCCCGCTGGCAGCGTTCGAGGCCGTGGCAGGGCTGCCGCTCGCCGTGCAGTACCGCCACCGGGTCAAGCAGAGCGCCGAGCGGGTCTACGAGGTGCTCGACGCCCCCCTGCCGGTCCGGGAGCCCGCCGCACCGGCCGAGGCGCCTGCCTCCCCCTTCCCGCTCTCCGTAAGGGCGTTGTCGGCGCGCTACGAGGGAGCCGAACGGGACGCCCTGCACTCCGTGGACCTGACGCTGCTCCCGGGGAAGCGGGTGGCTGTCGTAGGGCCGTCCGGCTCGGGAAAGACGACGCTCGCCCAGGTTCTGCTCCGCTTCCTGGACGCACGGGAGGGGACGTACCGGCTCGGCGGCGTCGAGGCGGCCGAGCTGGACGGGGACACGGTCCGGACATTCGTCGGGCTGTGTGCCCAGGACGCCCATGTCTTCGACAGTTCCATCCGCGAGAACCTCCGGCTGGCGCGCACCGGCGCCACGGACGGCGAGCTGCGGGACGCGCTCGCCCGGGCGCGGCTGCTGGACTGGGTCCGGGCGCTGCCGGACGGCCTTGACACCCTGGTGGGCGAACACGGCGCCCGGCTCTCGGGCGGCCAGCGGCAGCGGCTCGCGCTGGCCCGTGCACTCCTTGCGGACTTTCCCGTCCTCGTCCTCGACGAGCCCGCAGAGCACCTCGATGTGGCCACAGCTGATGCGCTGACGGCCGATCTGCTGGACGCCACCCGGGGACGTACGACCGTGCTGATCACCCATCGGCTGGCAGGACTCGACGCGGTGGACGAGGTCCTGGTGCTGGACGGAGGCCGCGTGGTGCAGCAGGGAACGTACGCCGCCCTCGCCGCCCAGGACGGCCCGTTGCGCCGGATGCTGGATCGCGAGCAGGAGCCGGAGCGGCTGGAGGAGGCGCGGCTGCGGGAGGCGCGGCTGCGGGAGGCGCGGCCGGCAGAGGTGCGGATGTGA
- the cydB gene encoding cytochrome d ubiquinol oxidase subunit II, whose translation MELHDVWFVLIAVLWTGYFFLEGFDFGIGVLTKLLARDRKERRVLINTIGPVWDGNEVWLLSAGGATFAAFPEWYATLFSGFYLPLLIILVCLIVRGVAFEYRAKRPEERWQTNWEHAIFWTSLIPSVLWGVAFGNIVRGVKIDADMEYVGNFWDLLNPYAILGGLVTLFLFTFHGAVFAALKTVGDIRERARKLALGLGPAAAVLALGFLIWTQADNGDSWSLGALIVAAVSLTGAIGAIARGREGWSFALSGLTIAAAVTMLFLTLFPNVMPSSLNDAWNLTVTNASSSPYTLKIMTWCAAVATPVVLLYQGWTYWVFRKRIGTQHIADPH comes from the coding sequence ATGGAACTCCACGACGTCTGGTTCGTGCTCATCGCCGTCCTCTGGACGGGGTACTTCTTCCTGGAGGGATTCGACTTCGGAATCGGCGTACTGACCAAGCTGCTCGCCCGTGACCGCAAGGAACGGCGCGTACTGATCAACACGATCGGGCCCGTCTGGGACGGGAACGAGGTGTGGCTGCTCAGTGCGGGCGGCGCGACCTTCGCCGCCTTTCCCGAGTGGTACGCCACGCTGTTCTCCGGCTTCTACCTGCCGCTGCTGATCATCCTGGTCTGCCTGATCGTGCGCGGCGTGGCCTTCGAGTACCGGGCGAAGCGGCCGGAGGAACGGTGGCAGACCAACTGGGAGCACGCGATCTTCTGGACCTCCCTGATCCCGTCGGTGCTCTGGGGTGTGGCCTTCGGGAACATCGTCCGGGGCGTGAAGATCGACGCCGACATGGAGTACGTCGGTAACTTCTGGGACCTGCTCAACCCTTACGCGATCCTCGGCGGGCTGGTCACGCTGTTCCTCTTCACCTTCCACGGCGCCGTGTTCGCCGCGCTGAAGACCGTCGGGGACATCCGGGAGCGGGCGCGCAAGCTGGCGCTCGGACTCGGTCCGGCTGCCGCGGTACTCGCCCTGGGCTTCCTCATCTGGACCCAGGCGGACAACGGCGACAGCTGGAGCCTGGGGGCGCTGATTGTCGCCGCGGTTTCACTGACCGGCGCGATCGGGGCCATCGCGAGGGGACGGGAGGGCTGGTCGTTCGCGCTCTCGGGACTGACCATCGCGGCCGCCGTCACCATGCTCTTCCTGACGCTCTTCCCGAACGTCATGCCGTCCTCGCTGAACGACGCCTGGAACCTGACGGTGACCAACGCCTCTTCGTCCCCGTACACGCTCAAGATCATGACCTGGTGTGCCGCGGTCGCGACTCCGGTGGTGCTGCTGTACCAGGGCTGGACGTACTGGGTGTTCCGCAAGCGCATCGGCACGCAGCACATCGCCGATCCGCACTGA
- a CDS encoding cytochrome ubiquinol oxidase subunit I: MNLALAPETLARWQFGITTVYHFLFVPLTISLAALTAGLQTAWVRTDNEKYLRATKFWGKLFLINIAMGVVTGIVQEFQFGMNWSDYSRFVGDVFGAPLAFEALIAFFFESTFIGLWIFGWDKLPKKIHLACIWMVSIGTILSTFFILAANSWMQHPVGYRINEERGRAELTDFWHVLTQNTALTQFFHTITAAFLVGGAFMVGISAFHLARKKHIRVMRTSLRLGLVTVVVAGLLTAVSGDLLGKVMFKQQPMKMAAAEALWEGEHGAPFSLFAVGDVAKGHNTVEVSIPGILSFLADDSFTSYVPGINDINKAEQEKFGPGDYRPNIPVAFWSFRWMIGFGMASFGLGLLGLWLTRKRFMLPPALRTGEDEVPHLVLFKNKALSPKLTRLYWVVALWTMLFPLIANSWGWIFTEMGRQPWVVYGVFQTRDAVSPGVSQGEVLTSMIVFTALYAVLAVIEVRLLLKYVKAGPPELTEADLNPPTRIGGHDQDADRPMAFSY, encoded by the coding sequence GTGAACCTAGCTCTGGCGCCAGAGACTCTGGCGCGATGGCAGTTCGGCATCACCACCGTCTACCACTTCCTGTTCGTCCCACTGACGATCTCCCTCGCCGCCCTCACGGCCGGCCTGCAGACCGCCTGGGTGCGCACGGACAACGAGAAGTACCTCAGGGCCACGAAGTTCTGGGGCAAGCTCTTCCTGATCAACATCGCCATGGGTGTGGTCACGGGCATCGTCCAGGAATTCCAGTTCGGCATGAACTGGTCCGACTACTCGCGGTTCGTCGGTGACGTCTTCGGTGCGCCGCTCGCCTTCGAGGCGCTGATCGCGTTCTTCTTCGAGTCCACCTTCATCGGGCTGTGGATCTTCGGCTGGGACAAACTGCCGAAGAAGATCCATCTCGCCTGCATCTGGATGGTCTCCATCGGAACGATCCTCTCGACGTTCTTCATCCTGGCGGCCAACTCCTGGATGCAGCACCCGGTCGGCTACCGGATCAACGAGGAACGGGGCCGTGCCGAGCTCACGGACTTCTGGCACGTGCTCACCCAGAACACCGCGCTCACCCAGTTCTTCCACACCATCACGGCGGCGTTCCTCGTCGGCGGCGCGTTCATGGTCGGCATCTCCGCCTTCCACCTCGCGCGCAAGAAGCACATCCGGGTGATGCGGACATCGCTGCGCCTCGGACTGGTCACGGTCGTGGTCGCCGGCCTGCTCACCGCGGTCAGCGGTGACCTGCTCGGCAAGGTGATGTTCAAGCAGCAGCCGATGAAGATGGCCGCGGCGGAAGCCCTGTGGGAGGGGGAGCACGGCGCGCCCTTCTCGCTCTTCGCGGTGGGCGACGTCGCCAAGGGGCACAACACCGTAGAGGTCTCGATCCCCGGAATACTGTCCTTCCTCGCGGACGACAGTTTCACCTCGTACGTCCCCGGCATCAACGACATCAACAAGGCGGAGCAGGAGAAGTTCGGGCCCGGTGACTACCGGCCGAACATCCCCGTGGCCTTCTGGAGCTTCCGCTGGATGATCGGCTTCGGCATGGCGTCCTTCGGGCTCGGACTGCTGGGGCTGTGGCTGACGCGGAAGAGGTTCATGCTGCCGCCGGCCCTGCGGACCGGTGAGGACGAGGTGCCGCATCTGGTGCTCTTCAAGAACAAGGCACTGAGCCCGAAGCTCACCCGGCTCTACTGGGTCGTCGCCCTGTGGACCATGCTCTTCCCGCTGATCGCCAACTCCTGGGGCTGGATCTTCACGGAGATGGGCCGCCAGCCGTGGGTGGTGTACGGCGTGTTCCAGACCCGTGACGCGGTCTCCCCCGGTGTCTCGCAGGGGGAGGTGCTCACCTCGATGATCGTCTTCACGGCGCTCTACGCGGTGCTCGCCGTGATCGAGGTCAGGCTCCTCCTGAAGTACGTCAAGGCCGGACCGCCGGAGCTCACGGAGGCCGACCTCAATCCGCCCACCAGGATCGGCGGCCATGACCAGGACGCCGACAGGCCCATGGCCTTCTCCTACTGA